A genomic window from Caballeronia sp. SBC1 includes:
- a CDS encoding IS110 family transposase, with amino-acid sequence MQVLYPRCAGLDIHKDIIVACVRCVSAPEHREVQRFCSTTKGLLALSDWLAVHGCSHVAMEATGVYWKPVWHVLEGSFELVLGNAAHIRNVPGRKTDVNDATWIADLLAHGLIRSSFVPPAAIQELRDLTRTRKQLTREIAQHCLRVQKVLEDANLKLGSVLSDVLGGSGRAILKAIISGENDPVLLAALAQGHARKKTSELREALRGRITSHHRTMLALHLQLIDALEHALTELDAAVGLALTPIRQHVQLLRTIPGVGDLTARVLVAEIGVDMTRFPDSAHLISWAGLCPRNDESAGKRRSTRVRKSGTWLKTALVTAAWAAVRTKNSYLFAQFTRVKARRGSKKAIIAVAASMLTAAWHMLRNGVEYADLGADYFTRHDMQSTVKRLLKRLTDLGYPVQPASPS; translated from the coding sequence ATGCAGGTACTCTATCCGCGCTGTGCCGGGCTGGACATACATAAGGACATCATCGTCGCCTGCGTCCGTTGTGTGTCTGCGCCGGAGCACCGTGAAGTGCAGAGATTTTGCAGTACCACTAAGGGATTGCTGGCGCTGTCGGACTGGCTGGCCGTCCATGGCTGTTCCCACGTGGCAATGGAAGCCACCGGCGTTTACTGGAAGCCAGTGTGGCACGTTCTCGAGGGCTCCTTCGAACTCGTGCTGGGCAACGCTGCGCATATTCGGAACGTGCCTGGCCGCAAAACCGATGTGAACGATGCGACGTGGATCGCAGACCTGCTCGCACACGGGCTGATCCGCTCCAGCTTCGTCCCGCCGGCCGCGATCCAGGAGTTACGTGATCTGACACGCACACGCAAACAGCTGACGCGCGAGATCGCCCAGCATTGTCTGCGTGTCCAGAAGGTGCTCGAGGATGCCAATCTCAAACTGGGCAGTGTCCTTTCTGACGTACTTGGCGGCAGCGGACGCGCGATTCTGAAGGCCATCATCTCGGGCGAGAACGATCCGGTGCTGCTCGCGGCACTGGCGCAAGGTCACGCGCGCAAGAAGACGAGTGAACTACGCGAAGCATTGCGCGGCCGCATAACTTCACATCACCGTACGATGCTCGCGCTGCATTTGCAGCTCATCGACGCCCTTGAGCACGCGCTGACTGAACTGGATGCCGCCGTGGGACTTGCTCTGACGCCAATCCGGCAGCACGTTCAACTGCTAAGAACCATTCCCGGCGTCGGTGACCTGACCGCGCGGGTCCTGGTGGCCGAGATTGGGGTCGACATGACGCGCTTTCCCGATTCCGCTCACCTCATATCGTGGGCCGGACTGTGTCCCCGCAATGATGAGAGCGCCGGTAAGCGCCGCAGTACGCGTGTCCGCAAGAGCGGCACATGGCTCAAGACGGCACTCGTGACTGCCGCATGGGCCGCAGTACGTACGAAGAACAGCTACCTGTTCGCCCAGTTCACTCGCGTCAAGGCGCGGCGCGGTTCAAAGAAAGCAATCATCGCAGTGGCTGCGTCGATGCTCACCGCAGCGTGGCACATGCTTCGCAATGGCGTGGAATACGCAGATCTCGGTGCAGACTATTTCACCCGGCACGACATGCAGAGCACCGTTAAGCGATTACTAAAACGCCTCACGGATCTTGGATATCCGGTGCAGCCAGCTTCCCCGTCATAA
- a CDS encoding IclR family transcriptional regulator translates to MKEAHTPTLRTFALLEHLVAAEGPVSLADIANDVGLPKASLHRMLASLEAGGLVIRSPDHKNAYVIGPRLAQLGLGVMMHSGARRLRHAILARLVADLGETCNLTMLHGAQVLYLDRMEAPWPLRLDLKPGSHVPVHCSASGKLLLAMQAREQRGAIVRALKLERLTPNTITDPELLDAELDRTAHKRVAIDNEEFVVGIVCVATPVMDANDQCIAAIAVHAPVSRAPLSRALEFVPRMQEAARELAKTF, encoded by the coding sequence ATGAAAGAAGCGCACACGCCAACGCTGCGTACGTTCGCGCTGCTCGAACATCTGGTTGCCGCAGAAGGTCCCGTGTCGCTCGCCGACATTGCAAACGACGTGGGTTTGCCGAAGGCATCGCTGCACAGAATGCTGGCTTCTCTGGAGGCGGGTGGCCTTGTCATTCGCTCACCCGACCACAAGAACGCCTATGTGATTGGGCCGCGGCTCGCACAACTGGGGCTGGGCGTGATGATGCACTCGGGCGCCCGTCGCCTGCGTCATGCAATCCTCGCGCGCCTTGTCGCCGATCTCGGCGAGACCTGCAACCTGACCATGCTTCACGGGGCGCAAGTGCTCTATCTCGACAGGATGGAAGCGCCGTGGCCGCTGCGTCTCGATCTGAAACCCGGCTCTCATGTCCCCGTCCATTGCAGCGCAAGTGGCAAGCTGCTGCTTGCGATGCAGGCGCGCGAACAGCGCGGTGCGATTGTTCGTGCGCTGAAACTCGAGCGCCTCACGCCGAACACCATCACCGACCCTGAACTGCTCGACGCCGAACTTGACCGGACCGCGCACAAGCGCGTCGCCATCGACAATGAGGAGTTCGTGGTTGGCATCGTTTGCGTGGCCACGCCCGTGATGGACGCAAACGACCAATGCATTGCGGCGATCGCCGTGCATGCGCCCGTCTCGCGGGCGCCGCTGTCGCGCGCACTCGAATTCGTCCCGCGCATGCAAGAAGCGGCACGGGAGCTTGCGAAGACGTTCTAG
- the xsc gene encoding sulfoacetaldehyde acetyltransferase yields the protein MSEHDPVASSASTAARTGPQAMTPSEAFVETLAANGVTEMFGIMGSAFMDAMDIFAPAGIRLIPVVHEQGAGHMADGYSRVSGRHGVVIGQNGPGISNCVTAIAAAYWAHSPVVIVTPEAGTMGIGLGGFQEARQLPMFQEFTKYQGHVTHPARMAEFTGRCFDRAKAEMGPTQLNIPRDYFYGQIKAEIPKPQNLDRGPGGEQSLNDAAELIAQAKFPVIISGGGVVMGDAIEQCQALAERLGAPVVNSYLHNDSFPAKHPLWCGPLGYQGSKAAMKLLAQADVVIALGSRLGPFGTLPQHGMDYWPKDAKIIQIDADHKMLGLVKTISVGICGDAKAAAIALSQRLDGRTLVSDATREERARQIASEKAAWEKELDEWTHERDAYSLDMIEEQKHERPLGGGQYLHPRQVLRELEKAMPEDVMVSTDIGNINSVANSYLRFNKPRSFFAAMSWGNCGYAFPTIIGAKVAAPHRPAVSYAGDGAWGMSLMETMTCVRHNIPVTAVVFHNRQWGAEKKNQVDFYNRRFVAGELDNQSFAEIAKAMGAEGILVNQLEDVGPALKRAIDLQMNHGKTTIIEIMCTRELGDPFRRDALAKPVRLLDKYKDYV from the coding sequence ATGAGCGAGCACGACCCCGTAGCCAGCAGCGCTTCCACCGCCGCCCGCACCGGCCCCCAGGCCATGACTCCGTCTGAAGCGTTCGTTGAAACGCTTGCCGCCAACGGCGTCACCGAGATGTTCGGCATCATGGGCTCGGCCTTCATGGACGCGATGGACATCTTCGCGCCCGCCGGCATTCGTCTGATTCCCGTGGTTCACGAACAGGGCGCGGGCCACATGGCCGATGGCTATTCGCGGGTCTCCGGGCGCCACGGCGTGGTCATCGGCCAGAACGGGCCGGGCATCAGCAACTGCGTCACCGCTATTGCTGCGGCTTACTGGGCGCATAGCCCGGTGGTGATCGTCACGCCTGAAGCCGGCACCATGGGCATCGGGTTGGGCGGCTTTCAAGAAGCGCGCCAGTTGCCGATGTTCCAGGAGTTCACCAAGTACCAGGGTCACGTCACGCATCCCGCGCGCATGGCCGAATTCACCGGCCGGTGTTTCGATCGCGCCAAGGCCGAGATGGGACCGACCCAGCTCAATATCCCGCGCGATTACTTCTACGGCCAGATCAAGGCCGAGATCCCGAAGCCCCAGAACCTGGATCGCGGCCCCGGCGGCGAACAGAGCCTGAACGATGCGGCCGAGTTGATCGCACAGGCGAAGTTCCCCGTGATCATCTCCGGCGGTGGCGTGGTGATGGGAGACGCCATCGAGCAGTGTCAGGCGCTCGCTGAGCGTCTTGGAGCGCCGGTGGTCAACAGCTACCTGCATAACGATTCGTTTCCGGCCAAGCACCCGCTGTGGTGCGGCCCGCTCGGTTATCAGGGCTCAAAGGCCGCCATGAAGCTGCTGGCGCAAGCCGATGTGGTGATCGCGCTCGGCTCGCGTCTTGGACCCTTCGGCACGTTGCCGCAGCACGGCATGGACTATTGGCCCAAGGACGCGAAGATCATCCAGATCGATGCCGATCACAAGATGCTCGGGCTGGTGAAGACAATCTCGGTGGGCATTTGCGGCGATGCGAAAGCGGCCGCCATTGCACTGAGCCAGCGGCTCGATGGACGCACGCTGGTAAGCGACGCCACGCGTGAAGAGCGCGCGCGCCAGATCGCCTCAGAGAAGGCAGCGTGGGAGAAAGAACTCGACGAGTGGACCCACGAGCGTGATGCCTACAGCCTGGACATGATCGAGGAGCAGAAGCACGAGCGGCCGCTGGGTGGTGGGCAGTATCTGCATCCGCGTCAGGTGTTGCGCGAGCTGGAGAAGGCGATGCCCGAGGACGTGATGGTGTCCACGGATATCGGCAATATCAATTCGGTGGCCAATAGTTATCTACGTTTTAACAAGCCGCGCAGCTTCTTTGCCGCGATGAGCTGGGGTAACTGCGGGTACGCGTTTCCGACCATCATCGGGGCGAAGGTAGCTGCACCTCACCGGCCGGCGGTGTCTTATGCGGGCGATGGCGCCTGGGGCATGAGCCTGATGGAAACCATGACCTGCGTGCGTCACAACATTCCGGTGACAGCGGTGGTGTTTCATAACCGGCAGTGGGGCGCGGAGAAGAAAAATCAGGTGGACTTCTACAACCGGCGTTTCGTGGCGGGCGAGCTGGATAACCAGAGCTTTGCGGAGATCGCCAAGGCGATGGGTGCAGAAGGGATCCTGGTGAATCAGCTTGAGGATGTGGGCCCGGCGCTCAAGCGTGCCATTGATCTGCAGATGAATCATGGCAAGACCACCATCATCGAGATCATGTGTACGCGCGAGCTCGGCGACCCGTTCCGCCGTGATGCACTCGCTAAACCCGTGCGTTTGCTCGATAAGTACAAAGACTACGTGTGA
- a CDS encoding 2-aminoethylphosphonate--pyruvate transaminase, whose product MNQSAVLKPAASETGDPFLLTPGPLTTSRTVKASMAHDWGSRDASFVAINKAVLARLAEIVHGEGDYVTVPMQGSGTFAVEAMLTSFVPPTGKVLVLINGAYGQRAKRILDIARRKTVVHETAEDAPPDLKKVETVLKRTPSITHIFVVHCETTSGILNPIAEIGALAAKYKKGYLIDSMSAFGALPIDAPAIHADAVAASSNKCIEGVPGLGFVVCQRDALAATRGNATTLVLDLHDQWANFEKTGQYRFTPPTHVIVAFHQALAEFDAEGGVGGRGGRYRNNCSVLVDGMKALGFELLLKEDLQAPIIVTFRMPAHPGFVFERFYDGLKTRGYVIYPGKLTIAESFRIGCIGRLYEKEMHGLIAAVRDVLDEMGVNSLSAAAIA is encoded by the coding sequence ATGAATCAATCCGCGGTCCTCAAACCAGCCGCTTCCGAAACGGGCGATCCCTTTCTCCTGACGCCCGGACCTCTGACGACCTCGCGTACCGTCAAGGCATCGATGGCACACGACTGGGGCTCGCGCGATGCGAGCTTCGTGGCAATCAACAAGGCCGTCCTCGCGCGACTCGCTGAGATCGTTCACGGCGAGGGCGACTATGTAACGGTGCCCATGCAAGGCTCCGGCACCTTTGCAGTCGAAGCCATGCTGACCAGTTTCGTCCCGCCTACGGGTAAGGTTCTCGTGCTCATCAACGGCGCTTATGGTCAGCGCGCGAAACGGATTCTCGACATCGCCCGGCGCAAGACCGTCGTCCATGAAACGGCCGAAGATGCGCCGCCGGACCTGAAGAAGGTCGAAACAGTACTGAAGCGCACGCCGTCGATCACACATATTTTCGTGGTCCATTGCGAGACGACCTCGGGCATCCTGAATCCGATTGCCGAGATCGGCGCACTCGCGGCCAAGTACAAAAAGGGCTATCTCATCGATTCAATGAGCGCCTTCGGCGCGCTGCCAATCGATGCACCCGCGATCCACGCAGACGCGGTGGCGGCGTCTTCGAACAAGTGCATCGAAGGCGTGCCGGGGCTTGGCTTCGTTGTGTGCCAGCGCGACGCGCTTGCAGCGACCAGGGGCAACGCCACCACGCTGGTCCTCGACCTGCATGATCAGTGGGCGAATTTCGAAAAAACCGGGCAGTACCGGTTCACGCCACCTACGCACGTGATCGTGGCATTTCACCAGGCGCTCGCGGAATTTGATGCGGAGGGGGGCGTTGGGGGACGTGGGGGGCGGTATAGGAACAACTGCAGCGTTCTGGTCGATGGCATGAAGGCGCTTGGCTTTGAGCTTCTACTGAAGGAGGATTTGCAGGCGCCGATCATCGTGACCTTCCGGATGCCCGCCCATCCGGGCTTTGTCTTCGAGCGTTTCTACGATGGCCTGAAAACACGCGGTTATGTGATCTATCCCGGCAAGCTGACGATTGCAGAATCGTTTCGTATCGGCTGCATCGGCCGGCTCTACGAAAAGGAGATGCACGGTTTGATTGCCGCTGTGCGCGACGTGCTGGATGAGATGGGTGTGAATAGCTTGAGCGCCGCGGCTATTGCGTAG
- a CDS encoding cobalt chelatase, with amino-acid sequence MEADRQAVRRREQRENLCASAIRALTGDAALDYRNGRLCRDLRPLPFNAPHLRRDTVANSLDSLRGAADGAALRLMRSDATLHSRLCPADPVARLVFELLEQLRCESLTPPGMPGLVLNLRHQFEAWSRGFYRSGQAESHIGNLLYTVAQISWSRLSGWPVLEETEGLIEHTRAGVAPVLGLSLAGLRRHRADQGAFAVHALEMARLVSEMIRDAREQHTLDDSSDQTDDEATRTALSLWFDFDDNETADEDESVAAAVTGVGRVPGASSDSYRIFTQRYDQEIHPGALVRKALLAEYRERLDERIATQGINVPRLAHALRIALAIPQRDGWSFGEEHGRIDGRRLAQLVSSPAERRLFLLERDTLLADCAVSFLIDCSGSMRAHIEAVAVMVDTLVRALDQAGVTTEVLGFTTGAWNGGRARLDWLARGRPPHPGRLCELSHMIFKDASTNWRRARADIAALFKADLFREGVDGEAIDWACSRLLARDERRRIVIVISDGSPMEGATVLANNASYLDNHLREVIARHETARDVEVLGLGVGLDLSPYYRHCLAMDLSVPPTMAMFGELVRWIGGPRHAAGVR; translated from the coding sequence ATGGAGGCGGACAGGCAGGCGGTTCGCCGCCGCGAGCAGCGCGAGAACCTGTGTGCATCGGCAATACGCGCCCTCACAGGCGATGCCGCGCTCGACTATCGCAACGGTCGTTTGTGCCGCGACCTGCGCCCGCTGCCGTTCAATGCGCCGCATCTGCGCCGCGATACGGTGGCGAATAGTCTCGACTCCCTGCGTGGCGCGGCCGATGGCGCAGCGCTGCGTCTGATGCGATCCGACGCGACTCTGCATAGCCGGTTATGCCCCGCTGATCCGGTCGCGCGCCTCGTGTTCGAACTGCTTGAGCAATTGCGCTGCGAAAGCCTGACGCCGCCCGGCATGCCCGGTCTGGTGTTAAACCTTCGTCACCAGTTCGAAGCGTGGTCCCGAGGTTTTTATCGCTCTGGGCAGGCGGAAAGCCATATCGGAAATCTGCTCTATACCGTCGCGCAAATTTCGTGGTCGCGCCTCTCGGGTTGGCCGGTGCTTGAAGAAACCGAGGGTCTGATCGAACATACGCGTGCTGGGGTCGCCCCGGTGCTTGGCTTGTCGTTGGCGGGGCTGCGGCGGCATCGTGCAGACCAAGGCGCATTCGCGGTCCACGCGCTCGAGATGGCGCGCCTCGTGAGCGAAATGATCCGGGATGCGCGCGAGCAGCACACGCTCGACGATTCATCGGATCAAACAGACGACGAAGCCACACGCACGGCGTTGTCGTTATGGTTCGATTTCGATGACAACGAGACCGCGGATGAAGACGAGTCGGTGGCAGCCGCCGTCACCGGCGTGGGGCGCGTGCCGGGGGCATCCAGCGACAGCTATCGTATTTTCACCCAGCGCTATGACCAGGAGATTCATCCGGGCGCGCTCGTGCGCAAGGCGCTACTGGCGGAGTATCGCGAGCGTCTCGACGAGCGCATTGCGACGCAAGGCATAAATGTGCCCCGACTGGCTCACGCGCTGCGGATTGCGCTCGCTATCCCGCAGCGCGACGGCTGGTCATTCGGAGAAGAACATGGCCGCATCGACGGCCGGCGCCTCGCGCAACTCGTTAGCTCTCCTGCTGAGAGACGCCTCTTCCTGCTGGAACGGGACACGCTGCTGGCCGATTGTGCAGTCAGCTTTCTGATCGACTGCTCGGGTTCGATGCGCGCGCATATTGAAGCAGTGGCCGTCATGGTGGACACGCTCGTGCGCGCCCTGGACCAGGCGGGTGTGACAACCGAGGTGCTGGGTTTCACCACGGGCGCCTGGAACGGGGGGCGCGCCCGGCTCGACTGGCTCGCGCGTGGAAGGCCGCCTCATCCCGGCCGGCTCTGTGAGCTCTCGCACATGATATTCAAGGATGCGTCCACCAACTGGCGACGGGCCCGCGCCGATATCGCCGCGCTCTTCAAAGCCGACCTGTTTCGCGAAGGCGTGGATGGCGAGGCAATCGACTGGGCGTGCTCGCGGCTGCTTGCACGCGACGAGCGAAGACGGATCGTGATCGTGATTTCAGACGGCAGCCCGATGGAAGGTGCGACCGTCCTCGCCAACAACGCGAGCTATCTCGACAATCACCTGCGCGAAGTTATTGCGCGCCACGAGACCGCGCGGGATGTGGAGGTGCTGGGATTGGGTGTTGGGCTGGATCTCAGCCCGTACTACCGGCATTGCCTCGCGATGGACTTGTCCGTCCCACCCACCATGGCGATGTTCGGCGAACTGGTGCGATGGATCGGCGGACCTAGGCATGCGGCGGGGGTCAGGTGA
- a CDS encoding AAA family ATPase, whose amino-acid sequence MNKPDKMVAVRAVFGIDSDLMVPAFSEPDDHVPEIDEVYRFNPEVTTAILAGFARNRRVMVQGLHGTGKSTHIEQVAARLNWPCVRINLDGHISRLDLVGKDAIVVRDDLQVTEFQEGIVPWALQRPVALIFDEYDAGRPDVMFVIQRILERDGRFTLLDQNRVIRPHPYFRLFATTNTVGLGNINGLYHGTQMLNHAQMDRWNVVATLNYLPRAEEAGIVLARVPELADDAGRALIESMVSVAELTRKGFTTGDVSTLMSPRTVIDWAENCQIFHDPARAFRLTFLNKCDEAERPIVAEYFQRCFGKELDDVSERESLAVEHR is encoded by the coding sequence ATGAACAAGCCGGACAAAATGGTCGCGGTGCGGGCTGTGTTCGGTATCGATTCCGACTTGATGGTGCCCGCCTTCAGCGAACCTGACGACCACGTTCCGGAAATCGATGAGGTTTATCGCTTCAACCCGGAAGTGACAACCGCCATCCTCGCTGGCTTTGCCCGCAACCGCCGGGTCATGGTGCAGGGGCTGCACGGAACGGGTAAATCAACGCATATCGAACAAGTGGCGGCGCGGCTCAACTGGCCGTGTGTGCGTATCAATCTCGACGGTCATATCAGCCGCCTCGACCTGGTCGGAAAAGATGCGATCGTGGTGCGCGACGACCTGCAGGTGACGGAGTTCCAGGAGGGCATCGTGCCGTGGGCGCTGCAGCGGCCGGTCGCGCTGATCTTCGACGAATACGACGCCGGCCGCCCCGACGTGATGTTCGTGATCCAGCGCATCCTGGAGCGCGATGGCAGGTTCACCCTGCTCGACCAGAACCGCGTAATTCGGCCGCACCCATACTTCCGCCTGTTCGCCACCACCAACACGGTGGGTCTGGGCAACATCAACGGCCTGTATCACGGCACCCAGATGTTGAACCACGCGCAGATGGACCGCTGGAACGTGGTCGCCACGCTCAATTACCTGCCGCGTGCGGAAGAAGCGGGAATCGTGCTCGCGCGCGTGCCGGAGCTTGCCGACGACGCCGGCCGTGCACTGATTGAATCGATGGTGAGCGTGGCCGAACTCACGCGCAAAGGGTTCACGACCGGCGACGTATCGACGCTTATGTCACCGCGTACAGTGATTGACTGGGCAGAGAACTGCCAGATCTTCCACGATCCGGCGCGCGCGTTTCGTCTGACATTCCTCAACAAATGTGATGAGGCGGAGCGGCCGATCGTTGCGGAGTATTTCCAGCGTTGCTTTGGCAAGGAACTGGATGACGTGTCCGAGCGCGAGAGCCTTGCAGTGGAGCATCGCTGA
- the xsc gene encoding sulfoacetaldehyde acetyltransferase, translating to MSEHDPVASSASTAARTGPQAMTPSEAFVETLAANGVTEMFGIMGSAFMDAMDIFAPAGIRLIPVVHEQGAGHMADGYSRVSGRHGVVIGQNGPGISNCVTAIAAAYWAHSPVVIVTPEAGTMGIGLGGFQEARQLPMFQEFTKYQGHVTHPARMAEFTGRCFDRAKAEMGPTQLNIPRDYFYGQIKAEIPKPQNLDRGPGGEQSLNDAAELIAQAKFPVIISGGGVVMGDAIEQCQALAERLGAPVVNSYLHNDSFPAKHPLWCGPLGYQGSKAAMKLLAQADVVIALGSRLGPFGTLPQHGMDYWPKDAKIIQIDADHKMLGLVKTISVGICGDAKAAAIALSQRLDGRTLVSDATREERARQIASEKAAWEKELDEWTHERDAYSLDMIEEQKHERPLGGGQYLHPRQVLRELEKAMPEDVMVSTDIGNINSVANSYLRFNKPRSFFAAMSWGNCGYAFPTIIGAKVAAPHRPAVSYAGDGAWGMSLMETMTCVRHNIPVTAVVFHNRQWGAEKKNQVDFYNRRFVAGELDNQSFAEIAKAMGAEGIVVNQLEDVGPALKRAIDLQMNHGKTTIIEIMCTRELGDPFRRDALAKPVRLLEKYKDYV from the coding sequence ATGAGCGAGCACGACCCCGTAGCCAGCAGCGCTTCCACCGCCGCCCGCACCGGCCCCCAGGCCATGACTCCGTCTGAAGCGTTCGTTGAAACGCTTGCCGCCAACGGCGTCACCGAGATGTTCGGCATCATGGGCTCGGCCTTCATGGACGCGATGGACATCTTCGCGCCCGCCGGCATTCGTCTGATTCCCGTGGTTCACGAACAGGGCGCGGGCCACATGGCCGATGGCTATTCGCGGGTCTCCGGGCGCCACGGCGTGGTCATCGGCCAGAACGGGCCGGGCATCAGCAACTGCGTCACCGCTATTGCTGCGGCTTACTGGGCGCATAGCCCGGTGGTGATCGTCACGCCTGAAGCCGGCACCATGGGCATCGGGTTGGGCGGCTTTCAAGAAGCGCGCCAGTTGCCGATGTTCCAGGAGTTCACCAAGTACCAGGGTCACGTCACGCATCCCGCGCGCATGGCCGAATTCACCGGCCGGTGTTTCGATCGCGCCAAGGCCGAGATGGGACCGACCCAGCTCAATATCCCGCGCGATTACTTCTACGGCCAGATCAAGGCCGAGATCCCGAAGCCCCAGAACCTGGATCGCGGCCCCGGCGGCGAACAGAGCCTGAACGATGCGGCCGAGTTGATCGCACAGGCGAAGTTCCCCGTGATCATCTCCGGCGGTGGCGTGGTGATGGGAGACGCCATCGAGCAGTGTCAGGCGCTCGCTGAGCGTCTTGGAGCGCCGGTGGTCAACAGCTACCTGCATAACGATTCGTTTCCGGCCAAGCACCCGCTGTGGTGCGGCCCGCTCGGTTATCAGGGCTCAAAGGCCGCCATGAAGCTGCTGGCGCAAGCCGATGTGGTGATCGCGCTCGGCTCGCGTCTTGGACCCTTCGGCACGTTGCCGCAGCACGGCATGGACTATTGGCCCAAGGACGCGAAGATCATCCAGATCGATGCCGATCACAAGATGCTCGGGCTGGTGAAGACAATCTCGGTGGGCATTTGCGGCGATGCGAAAGCGGCCGCCATTGCACTGAGCCAGCGGCTCGATGGACGCACGCTGGTAAGCGACGCCACGCGTGAAGAGCGCGCGCGCCAGATCGCCTCAGAGAAGGCAGCGTGGGAGAAAGAACTCGACGAGTGGACCCACGAGCGTGATGCCTACAGCCTGGACATGATCGAGGAGCAGAAGCACGAGCGGCCGCTGGGTGGTGGGCAGTATCTGCATCCGCGTCAGGTGTTGCGCGAGCTGGAGAAGGCGATGCCCGAGGACGTGATGGTGTCCACGGATATCGGCAATATCAATTCGGTGGCCAATAGTTATCTGCGTTTTAACAAGCCGCGCAGCTTCTTCGCCGCGATGAGCTGGGGTAACTGCGGGTACGCGTTTCCGACCATCATCGGGGCGAAGGTAGCTGCACCTCACCGGCCGGCGGTGTCTTATGCGGGCGATGGCGCCTGGGGCATGAGCCTGATGGAAACCATGACCTGCGTGCGTCACAACATTCCGGTGACAGCGGTGGTGTTTCATAACCGGCAGTGGGGCGCGGAGAAGAAAAATCAGGTGGACTTCTACAACCGGCGCTTCGTGGCGGGTGAGCTGGATAACCAGAGCTTTGCGGAGATCGCCAAGGCGATGGGTGCAGAAGGGATCGTGGTGAATCAGCTTGAGGATGTGGGCCCGGCGCTCAAGCGTGCCATTGATCTGCAGATGAATCACGGCAAGACCACCATCATCGAGATCATGTGTACGCGCGAGCTCGGCGACCCGTTCCGCCGTGATGCACTCGCTAAACCCGTGCGCTTGCTCGAGAAATACAAAGACTACGTGTGA
- the pta gene encoding phosphate acetyltransferase, whose product MKPINRIIERARIHPMRIVLSEAEDPRILQAAQRVTFERIARVILVGDVTRILQVAASEGIDLTGIELVDPSTSPLAPSLYQCLFELRCGKGMTLDDAKREVLKPLCFVNLMVRLGHADGSVSGAVNTTADVVRTAIQIIGIDPSFKLVSSFFLMMLCEPFHTLKGGLIFSDCGLVVDPNADELAQIAMAAADSAQNLLMDEPRVAMLSFSTSGSARHAAVDKVVEATRLVRLQRPNLAIDGDVQLDAAIVAEIAERKIDHSNVHGRANVLVFPSLEAGNISYKLAERVGGAKAIGPLLQGLRKPANDLSRGCSADDIYYVIGVTVVQAQATLDTTQNT is encoded by the coding sequence ATGAAGCCGATTAACCGCATCATCGAGCGCGCCCGCATTCATCCTATGCGTATCGTACTGAGCGAGGCGGAGGACCCGCGGATTCTCCAGGCGGCGCAACGTGTGACTTTCGAACGCATTGCCCGAGTGATTTTGGTGGGGGACGTCACGCGTATTCTTCAAGTGGCGGCCAGTGAGGGCATAGATCTGACCGGCATCGAACTGGTGGACCCATCCACTTCGCCGCTTGCACCATCCTTGTACCAATGCCTCTTCGAGCTGCGATGCGGCAAGGGCATGACGCTGGATGACGCGAAGCGGGAAGTGCTTAAACCTCTCTGTTTTGTTAACCTGATGGTGCGCCTCGGTCATGCCGATGGTTCGGTATCGGGAGCTGTCAACACCACCGCCGACGTGGTTCGTACAGCTATCCAGATCATCGGTATCGACCCGTCGTTCAAGCTGGTTTCCAGCTTCTTCCTGATGATGTTGTGCGAACCTTTCCATACGCTCAAGGGCGGCCTTATCTTCTCCGATTGCGGGTTGGTCGTGGACCCGAATGCGGACGAGCTGGCCCAGATCGCCATGGCGGCCGCAGATAGCGCGCAGAACCTTTTGATGGATGAACCGCGCGTGGCCATGCTGTCATTCTCGACAAGCGGTAGCGCCCGGCATGCGGCGGTCGACAAGGTCGTGGAAGCAACGCGTCTGGTCAGGCTGCAACGCCCGAACCTTGCTATTGATGGCGACGTGCAGCTCGACGCGGCGATCGTCGCCGAGATCGCCGAACGCAAGATCGATCACTCGAATGTGCACGGCCGGGCCAACGTGCTGGTCTTTCCGAGTCTCGAGGCCGGCAATATCAGCTACAAGCTGGCGGAAAGGGTAGGCGGTGCAAAGGCGATCGGCCCGTTGTTGCAAGGCCTTCGAAAACCCGCCAACGATCTGTCACGCGGCTGCAGCGCAGACGACATTTATTACGTCATTGGCGTGACCGTCGTGCAGGCACAAGCGACATTGGACACCACACAAAACACTTGA